Within the Bradyrhizobium ottawaense genome, the region CGCGAGATCGCCTGTGCTGCGCGCGAACGGGCCGAGGTGATCGAAGCTGGCGACGAACGGAAACGAGCGCGCGCGCGACAGCCGGCCATAGGTCGGCTTCAGGCCGAAGATGCCGCAGAACGAGGATGGCACCCGGATCGAGCCGTTGGTATCGGAGCCCAACGCAATCGGCACCAGTCCGCCGCCGACCGAACTGCCGGAGCCGCCGGAGGAGCCGCCGCTCATCCGGGTTGGATCGTGCGGATTGCGCGACGGACCGTCATGAATGTTTTCGCCGGTGAAGTCGTAGGCGTATTCGCCCATGTTGAGCGCGCCGACCAGCACCGCGCCCTGCGCCTCCATTCGCTCAATCAGCGTGGCGTCGCGCGACGATGGCGCAAGATCACGATTGATCTTAGATCCGGCGCGGGTTGGAAGACCCTTCACATCGAACAGGTTCTTCACCGCGAACGGCACGCCTGCGAGTGGGCCAACCTTTTGTCCGGCGGCGATCGCCGCATCGACCGCGCGAGCCTTGGCGCGAGCACGATCGGCGGTGACGTCGGTGAACGAATTCAGCACGCCGTCATGCCTGGCGATCCGCGCCAATGCGGCTTCGGTCGCTTCAAGCGCGGAAACTTTTCGGCCGGCCACCGCTTGCGCAATCGCCCCGGCTGACATCCCGTCGGTATTCACGGTCATGGCGCGGTCAGGCTGTATAGACACAGGCCGGCTCGGTTTCATCGGGCAACGCGAATTCATCGACCAGCCGCGCCAGCCTCAGCGATACTTCGAGATTTGCCCGCACGGCAGGTCGCCAGGCCTCTTCGACCGGCAGCGCCAGCGCCTTCGAAACGGCGTCGATGTAGTCGTCCAGGTGGTCAGCAGCCATTTCACTCCCAATCAACTTCTTAGTGCACCGGCAACGGCGGATGTGGGATCGCCGTCAGCAACTCCTTTGTATAGGCATCCTGCGGATTACCCAAGACCTGGTCGGACGTTCCCTGCTCGACGATCCGTCCCGCCCGCATCACGATGACACGATCGCACAATAGACGGACCACATTCAGATCGTGCGACACGAACAAATAGCTCATCCCCATCGAGGCCTTGAGGTCCTGCAGCAGGTTGAGCACCACGGCCTGCACGGAAACGTCGAGCGCCGCCGTCGGCTCGTCGAGGATCACGAGCTTGGGATGCAGCGCAATGGCGCGCGCGATGCCGACGCGGGCCTTCTGGCCGCCGGATAATTGATGCGGAAAGCGATCCAGCAGGTTGACCGGCAGGCCGACCAGGCCGGCGAGTTCCTCGCAGCGGGTCCGTAGCGCGTCGCCGCCCTTGATGTCGCCCATCTGCATGATCGGATCGGCGATGGCGCGGGCCGCGGTAAAGCGCGGGTTGAGGCTGTCGGTCGGATCCTGGAACACCATCTGGATGCTCTTGCGCAGCGGCGTCCGCGCAAAGCTGTTGGGAAGCATCCCGCCGATTTCGTCGCCGTCGAACAGGATGCGGCCCGAGGTCTGGTCCAGCAGCCGCATAACCATCATCGACGTCGTGGATTTGCCGCAGCCGGATTCGCCAACCAGCCCGACGCTCTCGCCATGGCCGACGGAAAAGCTGATGCCGTCGACCGCGCGAAACACTTCGGCTTCCACCGGAGGCCTGCGGCCGAACAGTTTGCCGAGCGTGGCGGTGGCGCCCTGGCGCGGATATTCCTTCACCAGCTTCTCGACCAGCAGCAACGGTTTGGCGGCGGCATCCGGCGTCGGTGCCGGCGCGAGCGTCGGCAGCGCCGCCGCCTCTTCCTCCGGCAGCAGATCGCGCAAGGAGACGCCGAGCCGCGGCGTCGCGCGCATCAGCTTCTTGGTATAGGCATGCGCCGGGTTGGCGAAGATGTCAGATGACTTCGCGGTCTCGACCACCCTTCCCTTCTCCATGACGATGACGCGGTCGCAATAGGCAGCGGCGAGGCCGAGATCGTGGGTGATCAGGATGGTCGACATGTTCCGCCGCTTGGTCAGCTCGACGATCAGGTCCATCACCGCCTTCTGCGTGGTGACGTCGAGGCCGGTGGTCGGCTCGTCCGCGATCAGGAGCTGCGGATTGCAGGCCAGCGCCAGCGCGATGACGACGCGCTGGCACATGCCGCCGGAGAGTTCGAACGGATAGGCGTGGTAGCGCTCGCGCGGGCGCGCGATCTTGACCTGTTCCAGCGCCTCGATCGCCTTCTCGCCGCGGTCGGTCACCGTCGACTGCTGCACATGCTGGCGCAGCACGTCCTCGATCTGGTCGCCGACTTTGCGGATCGGATTCAGCGCCGCGCGCGGATTCTGGAAGATCATCGAAATTTCGCGGCCGCGCAGGTCGCGCATCTGGTCTTCGGTCGCAGTCTTGACGTCGATGCCTGAAAATACCACCGAGCCCTCGGCGATCTTGCCGGCGCGGTCGAGAATGCGCATCACGGCGTAGGACGTCACCGATTTTCCGGAGCCGGATTCGCCGACGATGCCGAGCGTCTCGCCCTTGGAGACGGAGATATTGACGTGCTGCACGGCTTTGACGATGCCGCGCCTGGTCGCGAATTCGACCGTGAGGTCGTTGACGTCGAGCAACGGCTGCGCGGTCATGACGAAATCCTCCGCCCAACCAGCCCGTCATCCAAAAAACCGCAAAACAACCCCATGCAAAGTAGACCCGAGGTAAAATAACACCATATCTGGGCTGTCATCAGGTCCTCCGCTGCGGATCGACGATGTCGCGCAGTCCGTCGCCAAGCAGATTGAAGCAAAACACCGCAATCATCAGCGCCAGGCCCGGGAATAACGCGATCCACCATTCACCCGACACCATGAAGCCGGCGCCTTCCGCGACCATGATGCCCCATTCCGCGGTCGGCGGCCGGACGCCGAGGCCGATGAACGACAGACCGGCGGCATTGAGGATCGCATAGCCCATGGTCAGTGACATCTGCACGATCATGATCGGCATGATGTTGGGCAGGATGTGGACCAGCAGAATCCGGAACTCGCCATTGCCGGACAGCCGCGCCGCCTGCACGAAGCCGGCGTTGCGCCGGACATTGGCCTCGGCGCGGGCGACGCGGGCATAGAGCGGAAAGTTGACGATCGCGGTCGCGATGATGATGTTCTGCACGGTGTTGCCGAGGGCTGCGACGATGCCCATCGCCAGCACGAACAGCGGAAACGCCATGATGGTGTCGGCGATCCGGCCGACAATGCGATCGGTCCAGCCGCCGAAATAGCCGGCGGCGATGCCGGCAAGGCCGCCCATCAGGAACACCAGCACCACCGACGCCACCGCGATGAAGGTATCGAGCCTGGTCGCAACGATGACGCGGCTGAAGATATCGCGGCCCAACTGATCGGTGCCGAACCAGTGCGCCGCCGACGGCGGCTTCAGCGCCGCCACGGTGTCGCTGGCGAGCGGATCGTAGAGCACCACCCAAGGGCCGAAGATCGCCGCAAACAGAATCACGACCAACAGTCCGAATGCAAAGCCTGTGACCTTGTTCTCCCCGAGCACATAGCGGGTGTGTTCGAAGACCGCCAAAAATCCCGACGTACGCGCGGGACCGGCGGGTTCAACGGCAGGCGCAACGGTGCTCATGCTTACCCCTTACCCTTCAAGACGAACCCTGGGATCGATGACGCCATAGAGAATGTCGATGATCAGATTGAGCAGCACGTACATGACCGCCATGGTCAGCACGAAACCCTGCACCGGCGCGAAGTCCGACGAGATCAGCGCTTCGACCGCGTAGGAGCCGATCCCGGGCCAGGCGAACACCTTCTCCACCAGCACGTTGGCGCCGAGCAGGAACGAGAACACCATGCTGAGCGTGGTGATGACCGGCAGCATGGCATTGCGAAACGCGTAGGTGACGATCACGGTCGCCGGCGACAGCCCGCTGGCGCGCGCGGTGCGGACGAAGTCGGACGCCAGCACCGCCAGCATCGAGGCCCGCGTCATGCGTGCGATCGGCGCCAGCGAGAAGATCGCCAGCGTCATCGCCGGCAGGATCAACTGACTGAGCGCGGAGCGGAAGGTTTCGAAATCGCGCGCGATCAGGGCATCGATCAGATAGAAGCCGGTAACGGCGTTCGGCGCGCTGTAGAACACGTCGAGCCGCCCGAGCGGCGCCGGCGACCATCCGAGCCTGAAATAGAACACATAGACCAGCACCAAACCCGTAAAGAACACCGGCAGCGACACGCCGGCCGTCGTCGTGATCCGGCAGAGATGGTCGATCCACGACCCGGGCCGGTTGGCGGCCAGCACGCCAAGTGGGATCGCGATCGCGATCGAAACGATCAGGCCTAGCAGCGTCAGCTCCGCCGACGCCGGCAGCCGGTTTTTGATTTCGGTCGCGACCGGCTGGCCAGTGGTCAGCGAATTGCCGAAATCGCCATGCGCGAGATCGTTGGTGTAACGGAAGAACTGTTCGATCAGCGGCTTGTCGAGGCCGAGCTTCTTGCGGATCTGCTCGACCGCTTCCTTGCCCGCCGCTGGACCCGCGAAATACGCCGCGGGGTCGCCCGGCAACGCGCGCGTCAGCAGAAAGGTCACGATCACGACCCCGATCAGCGACGGGATCGCAAATAGCAGCCGCTTGCCGATCATGGTCAGCATGGCGGATTATCCCTTCGCCAGCGCGCGGTAATCGAGGCGGCGGTGGAACCAGTATTGATAGCCGGTGATGTTCTTCTGCATCGCGACGTTGACGAAGGGCTGATACAGCGGAATCCGCGGGATGTCGGTGAAGGCGAGATCGACCATGCCTTTGACGTCGGTGTCGTAGGTCGCCTTGTCGCCGGCCGCGGCGGCCGTGCGCGCGCCGTCGATCAGTCTGTCCATCTCCGGCGACTTGTAGCTCATGGTGTTGAAGACGGAATTGTTGCCGTGATAGCACCAGTAGAAGAAGTATTCGGGGTAATCGAGCCAGCCCGAGAACACGTTGGTGTAGAGCGGCATTTCCTTCTTGTTCAGCTCGGTGCGCCAGTTGGCGCCGGGCACCTTGTTGATCGTGGTCTTGATGCCGATCTGGGCGAGGCTCTCCTGCACCAGCACGCAAAGCGGCTCGTTGATCCCGGCGAAGTTGAGGTCGAACGAGATCGTGGTCTCGAAGCCGTCGGGATAGCCGGCCTCGGTCAGCAAGGCCTTCGCCTTCGCCATGTCGGTGAAATACTTGGTCGGCTGCGGCCACGCCACCTCGGTGGCCTTGCTGGCCGGCGCGCCGAACATCGGATTGGCGAGGCCGAACAGCACTACATCCATGATCTTCTGGTACGGCACCGCGTAAGCTATCGCCTCGCGCACCTTCGGATTGTTGAACGGCGGCTTGGTGACGTTCATGCCGAGATACTGGATGCCGTTGGAGAACGGCAGCGACACGATGTTGAGCTTGCCGGCCGCTTTCAGTTCCTGGAAATCCTTGTTCGGCAATTCATAGGAGATGTCGGCGTCGCCGCGCTCCAGCAGCGCCCGGCGGTTGCCGGCCTGCGGCACCATGCGCCAGATCACGCGCTTGATCTTCGGCAAGGGACCGCCGACCCACTCGTCGTTGCGCTCCATGATGACTTCGGTGCCCGCGGTCCACTTCGTCACCTTGTAGGCGCCGGAACCCGCGGTCTGCTGTTTTGTAAACTCGAGTCCCCAGGGGTCCTTCTCGGACGCGTTCTTCTTCACCAGCTCGGAATTGACGATGCAGGGCACGATGACGGCGAGATCGGGAATCGTCAGTTTGTCTTTCCTGGCAAAGTCGACACGGATCGTGTTGTCGTCGACGACGACGAACTGTTCGGCCTTGGTCAGCGAGCCCGCGCTCATCTGGAAGGTCGGGAAGCCACCGACGCTGACGGCGCGATCCAGCGACCACTTGGCGTCCTTGGCCGTTACCGGCGTGCCGTCGTGGAATTTCGCGTTCTTCTTCAGCTTGAAGGTCACCGACATGTCGCCGATGTTCATGTCCTCGGCGAGCTCGGGCTTGAACTTGTCGCGGTCGTAATACGGGACGCCGCCGGGACCTTCCTTCATCTCGTGGCTGATCAGGCGGTCGTAGCAATTCCACGACACTTCATAGCCGGGCACGTTGGTGCCGACGCCGTGGATGTCGAGATTGTTGGGGCCGCCTTCCGAAACGATCAGCAGCGTCTCCGACCGGGCGTCGGCCTTGGCCGCAGACCAGATCGCCGGCGCCGACGTGAGCGCGCTGGTCGCAGCCAATCCGGACACGGATTTGAGGAAATCGCGACGCTTCATGGGATGCTCCAACGCCTGAGGGACAACGGCTTTGGAGCTGGAATCGCAAGGTTCGTGCCAAACCTTAAGGGATTGCTAAGACACCGTTAAGGTATTGATATTTAGACGTGATATCGGGATTAGCCGATCC harbors:
- a CDS encoding DUF4089 domain-containing protein, which encodes MAADHLDDYIDAVSKALALPVEEAWRPAVRANLEVSLRLARLVDEFALPDETEPACVYTA
- a CDS encoding dipeptide ABC transporter ATP-binding protein, producing MTAQPLLDVNDLTVEFATRRGIVKAVQHVNISVSKGETLGIVGESGSGKSVTSYAVMRILDRAGKIAEGSVVFSGIDVKTATEDQMRDLRGREISMIFQNPRAALNPIRKVGDQIEDVLRQHVQQSTVTDRGEKAIEALEQVKIARPRERYHAYPFELSGGMCQRVVIALALACNPQLLIADEPTTGLDVTTQKAVMDLIVELTKRRNMSTILITHDLGLAAAYCDRVIVMEKGRVVETAKSSDIFANPAHAYTKKLMRATPRLGVSLRDLLPEEEAAALPTLAPAPTPDAAAKPLLLVEKLVKEYPRQGATATLGKLFGRRPPVEAEVFRAVDGISFSVGHGESVGLVGESGCGKSTTSMMVMRLLDQTSGRILFDGDEIGGMLPNSFARTPLRKSIQMVFQDPTDSLNPRFTAARAIADPIMQMGDIKGGDALRTRCEELAGLVGLPVNLLDRFPHQLSGGQKARVGIARAIALHPKLVILDEPTAALDVSVQAVVLNLLQDLKASMGMSYLFVSHDLNVVRLLCDRVIVMRAGRIVEQGTSDQVLGNPQDAYTKELLTAIPHPPLPVH
- a CDS encoding ABC transporter permease, with the protein product MSTVAPAVEPAGPARTSGFLAVFEHTRYVLGENKVTGFAFGLLVVILFAAIFGPWVVLYDPLASDTVAALKPPSAAHWFGTDQLGRDIFSRVIVATRLDTFIAVASVVLVFLMGGLAGIAAGYFGGWTDRIVGRIADTIMAFPLFVLAMGIVAALGNTVQNIIIATAIVNFPLYARVARAEANVRRNAGFVQAARLSGNGEFRILLVHILPNIMPIMIVQMSLTMGYAILNAAGLSFIGLGVRPPTAEWGIMVAEGAGFMVSGEWWIALFPGLALMIAVFCFNLLGDGLRDIVDPQRRT
- a CDS encoding ABC transporter permease; this translates as MLTMIGKRLLFAIPSLIGVVIVTFLLTRALPGDPAAYFAGPAAGKEAVEQIRKKLGLDKPLIEQFFRYTNDLAHGDFGNSLTTGQPVATEIKNRLPASAELTLLGLIVSIAIAIPLGVLAANRPGSWIDHLCRITTTAGVSLPVFFTGLVLVYVFYFRLGWSPAPLGRLDVFYSAPNAVTGFYLIDALIARDFETFRSALSQLILPAMTLAIFSLAPIARMTRASMLAVLASDFVRTARASGLSPATVIVTYAFRNAMLPVITTLSMVFSFLLGANVLVEKVFAWPGIGSYAVEALISSDFAPVQGFVLTMAVMYVLLNLIIDILYGVIDPRVRLEG
- a CDS encoding ABC transporter substrate-binding protein yields the protein MKRRDFLKSVSGLAATSALTSAPAIWSAAKADARSETLLIVSEGGPNNLDIHGVGTNVPGYEVSWNCYDRLISHEMKEGPGGVPYYDRDKFKPELAEDMNIGDMSVTFKLKKNAKFHDGTPVTAKDAKWSLDRAVSVGGFPTFQMSAGSLTKAEQFVVVDDNTIRVDFARKDKLTIPDLAVIVPCIVNSELVKKNASEKDPWGLEFTKQQTAGSGAYKVTKWTAGTEVIMERNDEWVGGPLPKIKRVIWRMVPQAGNRRALLERGDADISYELPNKDFQELKAAGKLNIVSLPFSNGIQYLGMNVTKPPFNNPKVREAIAYAVPYQKIMDVVLFGLANPMFGAPASKATEVAWPQPTKYFTDMAKAKALLTEAGYPDGFETTISFDLNFAGINEPLCVLVQESLAQIGIKTTINKVPGANWRTELNKKEMPLYTNVFSGWLDYPEYFFYWCYHGNNSVFNTMSYKSPEMDRLIDGARTAAAAGDKATYDTDVKGMVDLAFTDIPRIPLYQPFVNVAMQKNITGYQYWFHRRLDYRALAKG